One stretch of Deltaproteobacteria bacterium DNA includes these proteins:
- a CDS encoding NUDIX hydrolase: protein MSSRHDLGWLRKRYGKFPHVEAVLASGDFAPLRGGGGRRSEVAMAIRRPSGGILLQTKAFYPPGTFRLPTGGIKEGEDVEHALLREVHEESNLDVEIERLVAVIDHSAVAGKAPFRSYMFLLREIGGTLKVNDPDEKISGWDERDVVGLERAARELRNLAGTWRRWGQFRAVALEVLAGAVR, encoded by the coding sequence ATGAGCTCGCGGCACGACCTCGGCTGGCTCCGGAAGCGGTACGGCAAGTTCCCGCACGTCGAGGCGGTGCTCGCGAGCGGCGACTTCGCGCCGCTGCGCGGCGGCGGCGGCCGGCGGAGCGAGGTCGCGATGGCGATCCGTCGGCCGAGCGGCGGCATCCTCCTCCAGACGAAAGCCTTCTACCCGCCCGGCACGTTCCGCCTGCCGACCGGCGGCATCAAGGAGGGCGAGGACGTCGAGCACGCGCTGCTGCGCGAGGTCCACGAGGAGAGCAACCTCGACGTCGAGATCGAGCGGCTCGTCGCGGTGATCGACCACAGCGCCGTCGCGGGGAAGGCGCCCTTCCGCTCGTACATGTTCCTGCTCCGCGAGATCGGCGGCACGCTCAAGGTGAACGACCCCGACGAGAAGATCAGCGGCTGGGACGAGCGCGACGTCGTCGGCCTCGAGCGCGCCGCGCGCGAGCTCCGGAATCTCGCCGGGACGTGGCGGCGCTGGGGGCAGTTCCGCGCCGTGGCGCTCGAGGTGCTGGCGGGCGCCGTCCGGTGA
- a CDS encoding MFS transporter yields MTAAPRDGAAGAGAGPNRFGALFAWALYDLANTTFSLNVVSRYVPLLIVEDLGGRDLDVSVAYSGAMVLVALAAPLLGALSDCSGRRIPFLAATTLLCVGATALMGFGKPAWLVLGLFAIATFFYQAALVFYDALLANVSDETNRGRASGFGIALGYGGSIFSLYSVSPVAEHWGKAAAFPTTAAIFLAFALPCLLMVPDGPGGPLWRRGLAGETFVRVAATLRRVPRMPALGRFLAAHFLYTDAVNTVILFMAVYVTKVGGFASAEVTRLLALSTVFAIVGAFGAGPLIDRVGAKRALHGALACWAVGLSVALGAPGKGALWLVGPITGTALGATWAADRVLMFRLSPPDALGELYGVYGMVGRFAAITGPLVWGVVVYALEDTGALAYRAAIGALLAMLLAGAWVLRRVPTV; encoded by the coding sequence ATGACCGCCGCGCCCCGCGATGGCGCGGCTGGTGCGGGCGCGGGGCCGAACCGCTTCGGCGCCCTCTTCGCCTGGGCGCTCTACGATCTCGCGAACACGACCTTCTCGCTGAACGTCGTCTCGCGCTACGTGCCCCTCCTGATCGTCGAGGATCTCGGCGGCCGCGACCTCGACGTGAGCGTCGCCTACAGCGGCGCGATGGTGCTGGTGGCGCTCGCGGCGCCGCTGCTCGGCGCGCTCTCGGACTGCTCGGGCCGCCGCATTCCGTTTCTCGCTGCGACGACGCTCCTCTGCGTCGGCGCGACGGCGCTCATGGGCTTCGGAAAGCCGGCGTGGCTCGTGCTCGGCCTCTTCGCGATCGCGACCTTCTTCTACCAGGCGGCGCTCGTCTTCTACGATGCGCTCCTCGCCAACGTGTCCGACGAAACGAACCGCGGTCGCGCCTCGGGCTTCGGCATCGCGCTCGGGTACGGCGGTTCGATCTTCAGCCTCTACAGCGTGTCGCCGGTCGCGGAGCACTGGGGGAAGGCGGCGGCGTTCCCGACGACGGCCGCCATCTTCCTCGCCTTCGCGCTGCCGTGTCTCCTGATGGTGCCGGACGGACCCGGAGGACCCCTCTGGCGCCGCGGGCTCGCGGGCGAGACGTTCGTGCGGGTCGCGGCGACGCTCCGGCGCGTGCCGCGGATGCCCGCGCTCGGCCGGTTCCTCGCCGCGCACTTCCTCTACACCGATGCCGTCAACACGGTGATCCTCTTCATGGCCGTCTACGTGACCAAGGTCGGCGGCTTCGCGAGCGCCGAGGTGACGCGCCTCCTCGCGCTCTCGACGGTCTTCGCGATCGTCGGTGCGTTCGGCGCGGGTCCGCTCATCGACCGCGTCGGGGCCAAACGCGCGCTCCATGGGGCGCTCGCGTGCTGGGCCGTCGGGCTCTCGGTCGCGCTCGGGGCGCCCGGCAAGGGCGCGCTCTGGCTCGTCGGGCCGATCACCGGCACGGCGCTCGGCGCCACCTGGGCCGCCGATCGCGTCCTCATGTTCCGGCTCTCGCCGCCCGACGCGCTCGGCGAGCTCTACGGCGTGTACGGCATGGTCGGCCGGTTCGCCGCCATCACCGGACCGCTCGTCTGGGGCGTCGTCGTGTACGCGCTCGAGGACACCGGCGCGCTCGCCTACAGGGCGGCGATCGGCGCGCTCCTCGCCATGCTGCTCGCGGGCGCGTGGGTGCTGCGCCGCGTGCCGACGGTCTGA
- a CDS encoding tetratricopeptide repeat protein encodes MPRPAERLLPLLIVGGVLIAYANALRTPFLFDDAGILENPALHEFSWATVRGTSRPLVQLSFALDWALGGANPVGYHVVNVAVHCLAALALYGVAARTLGATAMALAIALVWAVHPLQTESVTYVVQRAESLTGLLFLVTLYGVIRGAVSARPAPWYGAAVAACALGMLCKPVMVTAPLVVLLYDRTFLAGSWRAAWRHRRRLYLGLAATWGILLLLLVGQEHESAATAGFAMRDVSLAEFARSQPGVVLRYLRLVVAPRGLVLDYGWPPAKGLAVVAPTLALAAGIGGILYALRGRPRPRFLVLAFLLVLAPSSSVIPIRDLAFEHRMYLPLAPLVALLVLGAWTAIRRARLGRIRERRVATAAVAIVVVALVALTIGRNHDYRSPHAMWTDVAAKRPANPRAWSNLAQACLAEGRVDDAAAAARRALAVDPSYAEAHVHLGRALADRGARSEAMAHYAEAIRLKPTSADAHNNWGATLADEKRFAEAEPYYREALRLRPGYAEAMNNLAVAVMQRGAWDEATALYAEAMRLSPGYAEPHSNLGNLRIRQGRAAEAIAEYERALALRPDYAEVHFNLALALAQQGRGAEARAHAAEAVRLRPDLTALARQAGLSEAR; translated from the coding sequence ATGCCGCGTCCCGCCGAGCGCTTGCTGCCGCTGCTCATCGTCGGCGGCGTGCTGATCGCGTACGCCAACGCGCTCCGCACGCCGTTCCTCTTCGACGACGCCGGCATCCTCGAGAATCCCGCGCTGCACGAGTTCTCGTGGGCGACCGTGCGCGGAACGTCGCGGCCGCTCGTCCAGCTCTCCTTCGCGCTCGACTGGGCGCTCGGCGGCGCGAACCCGGTCGGCTACCACGTGGTGAACGTCGCCGTGCACTGTCTCGCGGCGCTCGCGCTCTATGGCGTGGCGGCGCGGACGCTCGGCGCGACGGCGATGGCGCTCGCGATCGCGCTCGTGTGGGCGGTGCACCCGCTCCAGACCGAGAGCGTCACCTACGTCGTACAGCGCGCGGAGTCGCTGACGGGGCTCCTCTTCCTCGTGACGCTCTACGGGGTGATCCGGGGCGCGGTGTCGGCGCGTCCGGCGCCATGGTACGGCGCCGCGGTCGCGGCGTGCGCGCTCGGAATGCTCTGCAAGCCGGTCATGGTGACGGCGCCGCTCGTCGTCCTCCTCTACGACCGCACGTTCCTCGCCGGCTCGTGGCGCGCGGCGTGGCGGCACCGGCGCCGGCTCTACCTCGGACTCGCCGCGACCTGGGGCATCCTGCTGCTCCTCCTCGTCGGCCAGGAGCACGAGTCGGCGGCGACGGCGGGCTTCGCGATGCGGGACGTGTCGCTCGCCGAGTTCGCGCGGAGCCAGCCGGGCGTGGTCCTCCGCTATCTCCGGCTCGTCGTCGCGCCGCGCGGGCTCGTGCTCGACTACGGGTGGCCGCCGGCGAAGGGGCTCGCGGTCGTCGCGCCGACCCTGGCGCTCGCCGCCGGCATCGGAGGAATCCTCTACGCGCTTCGCGGCCGGCCGCGCCCCCGCTTCCTCGTTCTCGCGTTCCTCCTCGTCCTGGCGCCGAGCTCGAGCGTGATCCCGATCCGCGATCTCGCCTTCGAGCACCGCATGTACCTGCCGCTCGCGCCGCTCGTGGCGCTGCTCGTCCTCGGCGCCTGGACGGCGATCCGACGCGCGCGGCTCGGGCGCATCCGCGAACGCCGGGTCGCGACCGCCGCCGTCGCGATCGTCGTCGTCGCGCTCGTCGCGCTCACCATCGGCCGCAACCACGACTACCGGAGCCCGCACGCGATGTGGACCGACGTCGCCGCGAAACGCCCCGCGAACCCGCGGGCGTGGAGCAACCTCGCGCAGGCATGCCTCGCCGAGGGACGCGTCGACGACGCGGCGGCGGCGGCGCGGCGTGCGCTCGCCGTCGACCCGTCCTACGCCGAGGCGCACGTCCACCTCGGCCGTGCGCTCGCCGACCGCGGCGCGCGGAGCGAGGCGATGGCGCACTACGCCGAGGCGATCCGCTTGAAGCCGACCTCCGCCGACGCGCACAACAACTGGGGCGCGACGCTCGCCGACGAGAAGCGCTTCGCCGAGGCCGAGCCGTACTACCGCGAGGCGCTCCGCCTCCGGCCGGGCTACGCGGAGGCGATGAACAACCTCGCGGTCGCGGTCATGCAGCGCGGAGCGTGGGACGAGGCGACGGCGCTCTATGCCGAGGCCATGCGGCTCTCGCCCGGCTACGCCGAGCCGCACAGCAACCTCGGCAACCTCCGGATCCGGCAGGGGCGTGCCGCCGAGGCGATCGCCGAGTACGAGCGCGCGCTCGCGCTCCGTCCCGACTACGCGGAGGTCCACTTCAACCTGGCCCTCGCGCTGGCGCAGCAGGGGCGCGGCGCCGAAGCGCGCGCGCACGCGGCGGAGGCGGTTCGCCTGCGACCCGACCTCACCGCGCTCGCGCGGCAGGCGGGTCTCTCCGAAGCGCGCTGA